From the genome of Phreatobacter cathodiphilus, one region includes:
- the secF gene encoding protein translocase subunit SecF: protein MRLLRLIPDDTSFPFMKFRPFAFGLSALISMATIVGFLTIGLNIGIDFKGGTLVELQAKQGHANIGELRTRLQGANVGDVQLQEFGGPNLVMVRYGEQPGGEPGQQAALRRVRALIDADYEVRRTEVVGPTVSSELVQMSVIGVILSILAVLIYLWFRFEWQFAVAAMIATLHDVTAIMAFYIFTQADFDITSIASVLTIIGYSLNDTVVVFDRIREMMRKHKKLPVAELLDVAINSTLSRTTITATTTFLALLGLFFFGGEVIQGFTASMLVGVIVGTYSSIFMAAPILIYLGLRQGGFGTARAEAEDGEGATAKAKA, encoded by the coding sequence GTGCGCCTGCTGAGACTGATTCCGGACGACACGTCCTTCCCGTTCATGAAGTTCCGGCCCTTCGCCTTCGGGCTGTCGGCGCTGATCTCGATGGCCACCATCGTCGGGTTCCTGACGATCGGCCTGAACATCGGCATCGACTTCAAGGGCGGCACCCTGGTCGAGCTGCAGGCCAAGCAGGGCCATGCGAATATCGGCGAGCTGCGCACCCGGTTGCAGGGCGCCAATGTCGGCGATGTGCAGCTTCAGGAATTCGGCGGCCCCAACCTCGTCATGGTCCGCTACGGCGAACAGCCGGGGGGCGAGCCTGGGCAGCAGGCGGCGCTGCGCCGCGTTCGTGCCCTGATCGATGCCGATTACGAGGTGCGCCGCACCGAGGTCGTCGGCCCCACCGTCTCCTCCGAACTGGTCCAGATGTCTGTGATCGGCGTGATCCTGTCGATCCTCGCGGTGCTGATCTATCTGTGGTTCCGCTTCGAGTGGCAGTTCGCCGTCGCCGCGATGATCGCGACGCTGCACGACGTCACCGCGATCATGGCCTTCTACATCTTCACGCAGGCCGATTTCGACATCACCTCCATCGCCTCGGTGCTCACCATCATCGGCTATTCCCTCAACGACACGGTCGTCGTCTTCGACCGCATCCGCGAGATGATGCGCAAGCACAAGAAGCTCCCGGTGGCCGAACTGCTGGACGTCGCCATCAACTCTACCCTGTCGCGCACCACCATCACCGCCACCACCACCTTCCTCGCGCTGCTCGGCCTGTTCTTCTTCGGCGGCGAGGTCATTCAGGGCTTCACAGCCTCGATGCTGGTGGGCGTCATCGTCGGCACCTATTCCTCCATCTTCATGGCCGCGCCGATCCTCATCTATCTCGGCCTGCGCCAGGGTGGCTTCGGCACGGCCCGCGCCGAGGCCGAGGACGGCGAGGGAGCCACGGCCAAGGCCAAGGCCTGA
- a CDS encoding Mth938-like domain-containing protein, whose amino-acid sequence MPRGEPLKVLHEGFVPGRFAIDAYGRGGFRFAEMSHRGSILALPSGVHAWPPREGAALTPADFAAVVAEGADIDVLLLGTGSAPVPVDDAVRWALREAGIGLDVMATGAAARTYNIMLGENRRVAAALVAVP is encoded by the coding sequence GTGCCGCGGGGCGAACCGCTCAAGGTCCTGCACGAGGGGTTCGTTCCCGGGCGGTTCGCCATCGACGCCTATGGCCGCGGCGGCTTCCGCTTCGCCGAGATGAGCCACCGCGGGTCCATCCTCGCGCTCCCCTCCGGCGTCCACGCCTGGCCGCCCAGGGAGGGCGCGGCCCTGACCCCGGCCGATTTCGCCGCGGTCGTGGCCGAAGGCGCGGACATCGACGTGCTGCTCCTCGGCACCGGTTCCGCCCCGGTTCCTGTCGACGACGCGGTTCGCTGGGCGCTGCGGGAGGCCGGCATCGGCCTCGACGTGATGGCGACCGGCGCTGCCGCGCGCACCTACAACATCATGCTGGGGGAGAACCGCCGCGTCGCGGCCGCCCTCGTCGCGGTGCCCTGA
- a CDS encoding phytoene/squalene synthase family protein, which yields MAPLPPSATLAAAYDHCDAQVRAGDKDRWLAALFAPSDRRGDLVALAAFNLEIASVRDRVSEPLPGEVRLQWWRDVLTGEGRGDITAHPVAAALLDVIGRHNLPIKPLIDLIDARVFDLYDDPMPSVADLEGYCGETSGALMQMGALVLAEGDDPRTGDLAGHAGMAYALTGLLRALGLGASRGQVFIPADILAAEGIGRDEVVTGRESDAMRQVRDAVVAMARRHAAAAQELARGADRRTVAAFVPLATVTPRLALLSRQRNPFAPPPDVAQWRLQWAMWRFARRFGRA from the coding sequence GTGGCGCCGCTCCCGCCCTCCGCCACGCTCGCCGCGGCCTATGACCATTGCGACGCGCAGGTCCGCGCCGGCGACAAGGACCGCTGGCTCGCCGCGCTCTTCGCTCCCTCCGACCGCCGCGGCGACCTGGTGGCGCTCGCCGCCTTCAATCTCGAGATCGCCTCGGTGCGGGACCGCGTCTCCGAACCCTTACCCGGCGAGGTGCGGCTGCAATGGTGGCGCGACGTGCTGACGGGCGAGGGTCGGGGCGACATCACCGCCCATCCGGTGGCGGCGGCCCTGCTGGACGTGATCGGCCGCCACAACCTGCCGATCAAGCCGCTCATCGATCTGATCGACGCGCGCGTCTTCGATCTCTACGACGATCCGATGCCGTCGGTTGCCGATCTGGAGGGCTATTGCGGGGAAACCAGCGGGGCGCTCATGCAGATGGGCGCTCTGGTGCTGGCCGAGGGCGATGATCCGCGCACCGGGGATCTCGCCGGCCATGCCGGCATGGCCTATGCGCTGACGGGGCTGCTGCGCGCGCTCGGGCTCGGCGCGTCGCGCGGCCAGGTCTTCATCCCAGCCGACATTCTCGCCGCCGAGGGTATCGGTCGCGACGAGGTGGTGACGGGGCGCGAGTCGGACGCCATGCGGCAGGTGCGCGATGCCGTCGTCGCCATGGCGCGGCGGCATGCGGCGGCAGCGCAAGAGCTCGCTCGCGGGGCTGATCGGCGCACCGTCGCCGCCTTCGTGCCGCTGGCCACGGTCACGCCGCGGCTCGCTCTGCTGTCGCGCCAGCGCAACCCCTTCGCGCCGCCACCGGACGTGGCTCAGTGGCGGCTGCAATGGGCGATGTGGCGCTTCGCGCGGCGCTTCGGCCGCGCTTGA
- a CDS encoding DUF1127 domain-containing protein, with the protein MLYLLNALIARFKAHLVYLRTREELTQLDDRALADLGFQRGEIEYIARQVADAA; encoded by the coding sequence ATGCTGTACCTCCTCAACGCCCTCATCGCCCGCTTCAAGGCCCATCTCGTCTATCTGCGCACCCGCGAGGAGCTGACCCAGCTCGACGACCGCGCGCTCGCAGATCTCGGCTTCCAGCGCGGCGAGATCGAGTACATCGCCCGCCAGGTCGCCGACGCCGCCTGA
- a CDS encoding MgtC/SapB family protein — translation MTELELAQRLGVAIAVGALVGAERHWRDRAEDDGQRTAGLRTYTLVGMLGGIAGALEFALRGTGGGPGGVVVVGVFVAFSLVFGLFQYREQQAEQSYSVTSVVAGMVTFSLGVLAVLGDMRLAGAAGVVLVAILAAREALHRFVEALTFAELRSAIVLLAMTFVILPLVPTDPFGPFGGVSPARIWTLAILVAAISFAGYVAVKLLGERNGELVAGAVGGLLSSTATTVTNARRSVDAGEPDRLVAGALGAGVVSYARTCLLVLVLAPSLLVTVAPTLAAAGAVMVAAALWLARRDTQGHGSSETANPFDLRQVFQMAVLLTAIAFATRAAAAWFGDTGAIAVSALTGLADVDAPVVTTAGLLGGGLSAEVAALAMVVAVTSNTIAKAAYGLMLGSWRFGLLFASASAAALIAGAAAFHAVRLLG, via the coding sequence ATGACGGAACTCGAACTCGCCCAGCGGCTCGGCGTCGCCATCGCCGTCGGTGCGCTCGTCGGGGCGGAGCGGCATTGGCGCGACCGGGCGGAAGACGACGGCCAGCGCACGGCGGGGCTGCGCACCTATACGCTCGTCGGCATGCTCGGCGGCATCGCCGGCGCGCTCGAGTTCGCCCTCCGCGGCACCGGCGGCGGGCCGGGCGGCGTCGTGGTGGTCGGCGTCTTCGTCGCCTTCTCCCTCGTCTTCGGCCTGTTCCAATACCGCGAGCAGCAGGCTGAACAGTCCTACAGCGTCACCTCCGTCGTCGCCGGCATGGTCACCTTCTCTCTCGGGGTGCTGGCGGTGCTCGGCGACATGCGACTCGCGGGGGCGGCCGGCGTCGTGCTGGTGGCGATCCTGGCGGCGCGGGAGGCGCTGCACCGCTTCGTCGAGGCGCTGACCTTCGCAGAGCTGCGCTCGGCCATCGTGCTGCTGGCCATGACCTTCGTCATCCTGCCGCTGGTGCCGACCGATCCCTTCGGCCCCTTCGGCGGCGTGTCGCCGGCGCGGATCTGGACCCTCGCCATTCTCGTCGCGGCCATTTCCTTCGCCGGGTACGTGGCGGTGAAACTGCTCGGCGAGCGCAACGGCGAACTGGTGGCCGGAGCCGTCGGTGGGCTCCTCTCGTCCACCGCCACGACCGTGACCAATGCGCGGCGCTCGGTGGATGCCGGCGAACCGGACCGGCTGGTCGCCGGGGCCCTCGGCGCCGGCGTCGTGTCCTATGCGCGCACCTGCCTGCTGGTCCTCGTCCTCGCCCCGTCGCTCCTCGTCACGGTGGCGCCGACCCTCGCGGCGGCAGGTGCGGTCATGGTCGCCGCGGCCCTATGGCTGGCGCGGCGCGATACGCAGGGCCACGGCAGCAGCGAGACGGCCAATCCCTTCGACCTGCGGCAGGTGTTCCAGATGGCGGTCCTGCTCACCGCCATCGCCTTCGCCACCCGGGCCGCCGCCGCCTGGTTCGGCGATACCGGCGCCATCGCCGTCTCCGCCTTGACCGGGCTGGCCGATGTCGACGCGCCGGTCGTCACCACCGCGGGTCTGCTGGGCGGCGGCCTGTCGGCGGAGGTGGCGGCCCTCGCCATGGTGGTGGCCGTGACGAGCAACACGATCGCCAAGGCGGCCTACGGGCTGATGCTCGGCTCCTGGCGCTTCGGGCTGCTCTTCGCGTCCGCCTCGGCCGCCGCTCTTATCGCCGGCGCCGCCGCGTTCCATGCGGTGCGCCTCCTCGGCTGA